GGGATTATATTACCGGTAGATTTGGATAAAAATAGTGTAACTATTCGGGTCTTTTGACAGGATTTACAAGCAAGATGGACAGGATGTTAAATAAGTAGGTTATCCGGTTAATCAAAAAAATTATCTTAACGCAGCCTCTGGCCGCAACCAAACGAGAATAAGTTTTGAGTTTCGAGTTTTGGGTTCCTCCCAACTCGAAACTGAAGTAACTATAACTTGATCATCGAGTGATAGACTATGGCTATAATAGAAGTAAATGACTTAAACCTATATTATGGAAACTTCCAGGCCCTGAGAGGAATTAATCTTTCTATTAAAGAGAACAAGATTACTGCCCTGATTGGTCCTTCAGGTTGTGGCAAATCGACCCTTCTGCGGACATTTAACCGAATGAATGACCTCATTGAAGGAGTGGTAATAACAGGGAAAGCCCTTATAGATGGAGAGGATATATACCATCCCAAAACAGACTTAATCAAACTTCGTAAAAAAGTAGGCATGGTATTTCAACGGCCTAATCCTTTTCCCTTTTCGATCTTTGAAAACATCCTCTTTGGAATGAAGGTTCACAATGTTCAACCTGATAATGGATTTGAGGTGGTAGTTGAATCTTGTTTAAGAGAAGTTTTACTCTGGGATGATCTGAAAGATAAACTCCATACCTCAGCCCTAAAGCTTTCCTTAGAGCAGCAACAGCGGCTTTGTATCGCCAGACTTTTACCAGTAAAACCGGAGATCTTGCTTATGGATGAACCATGCTCAGCCCTCGATCCGATGGCTACTCAAAGAATAGAAGAATTAATGCAAGAGATGAAAAAGGAGTATACCATTGTTATCGTTACCCACAATATGCAGCAGGCGGCTAGAATATCTGAAGAGACCGGTTTTATGTTGCTGGGTGAATTGATAGAATTCAGTGATACAGCGACCATCTTTACCAGGCCGAAGGATAAACGAACCCAGGATTATATCACGGGAAGGTTTGGATGATTAACAATTAACCATTGATAATTGATTGATAAGTAACTATTCAGCCACTAAGGCACAAGTAACCGTTCAGCCACAGATGCACACAGATGAAACACGGAAAATCCGTGAGCCGTGTCCGTGATTCGGGTCTGTCCTTAGGCTGTAGGGACAACCCTTGTGGTTGTCCGTCTACGGAACGGACATGGACAAGCACGGACAGGGACAAGCCCTGTCCCTACACTTCCGCCTTCTGTCCTGTGTTATTTATCCGTGCTAATCCGTGTAGCTATACCTGAACGGTTACAGGCACAAAGACACAACCTCGATCCTCGATACTCGATCCTCGATCCTCGATGCTCAATACTGGACACTGAATCCTTTACCAGCATCGAACATCGAGCATCGAATATCGAGCATCGAGCATCCAGCATCGAGCATCGAGGATCGAGGATCGAGCATCCAGCATCATGTGATGAACGGTTACGATAATTGTAAATAGGAGGTGACCAAGATGGAGAGACATTTTGATGAAGAATTGAACTCATTAAAGGAACAACTGCTTATGATGGGCGGTTTAGTGGAGGCGATGGTAAATCAGGCCATAAAAGCCCTGGTCGTTCGTGATGCCAGCCTCGTGGAAGAAGTGATTAAAAAGGAAGAGGAGGTGAATAAGCTCCATTTAAATATAGATGAACTCTGTCTTCAGTTGATTGCCTTAAGACAACCTCTGGCCATAGATCTAAGATTCATTCTGGCTTCCTCCCGAATAATCTCTGACATGGAAAGAATGGGAGACTTAGCCATAAATATTACTGAGAATACCTTAGAGCTTTTAAAGGTGCCTCCCTTAAAGCCACTGATCGATCTGCCCAGGATGGCTGAAATTACTCAAAAGATGGTCAAAGATTGTCTTGAGGCCTTTATTCGGAAAGATACCCTTCTGGCTCAGACCGTAATCGATAAGGACGATGAGGTGGATGGCCTCAAAGATCAAATCTTTCGGGAACTCCTGACTTATATGCTGGCTGACGCCGGGGCTATTAAGCGAGCCTTAGAGCTTATTCTCGTCTCGCGCCATTTAGAACGTATCGCTGATCACGCGACTAATGTGGCCGAAGATGTTATCTTTCTGGTTAAGGGCAAAGACATCAGGCACCCTCGGGTTTATGAAGAACGCTCCCACACGGCCTAAGTTCCTTTCAGCCTTCAGCCTATTCACCTGAGTCGTTACGTGGCGGCTTCGCTATGCTGGGCTGGACTACTCCCGTGGCTTTACTATGGCCACCGCATAGCTGTCAGGTTTAAAATATTTCCTGGCTACCCGCTGGATGTCTTCCCTGGTCACGGCCTCGATTCGCCCGGCATAACCATCACCATAGGCATATCCCAGACCGTAAAGTTCATCCAGGGCCGCTTCAAAGGCCTGAGAAGAATTGGTCTGCCGGTCGATCTCTTTAGTCCCAATAAGATGGCGTTTGGCCCGTTCTATCTCATCTTCGCCGACCAACACCTCTTTCAGTCGGTCTATTTCTTCTAAAAGCCCGGCCCTGGCCTCCTCGATTTTTTCCGGCACGGTTCCCACGTAAAAGACGTAAGCCCCTGGATCAAGACCTAAGATATCAAAGGTCCCCACAAAATAGGCCATGCCCAGTTTGCCCCGGATATGTTCAAATAACCTCGATCCCTGCCCTGAAAGAATTGAGGTCATAATTTGAAAGACATCCCGGTCCGGGTCGGCCACATCAACCCCGGGGAAGCCAAGTAAGATGACCGCCTGTCTTCTCTCTTTCTCCTCGACTGCTTCTCGAACCTGAGTAATCCGACCCTCCTCAGGGACTTTTACCTGAGGCAACTCCTTGGGCTTAAAATCCTTAAAGATGCGGCTGATCTGTGGAATAACCTTCTTTTGATCCACATCCCCAAAGACAGCCAACACCATATTGTTGGGCCGACAATAATCCTGATGCAGTTGGATAAGATCTTGGCGGGTCATCTTAGCTATGCTTTCCGCCTGCCCAATGGATTGAAAACGATAGGGATGGGTCTTAAAGAGGGTCTTTTGCAAAAGTTTCCTGGCCACCGTAATGATGTCATCCTCCTGGGCCTTGATGCCCGCCTGGATAAGCTCTCTCTCCTTCTCCATTTCTTCGGGTGGAAAGATGGGATTCATCAGGCAGTCGGCCAGGATTTCCAGCCCCAGGTCAAAATCATCCGATAGAATATTAACCGAGGCCCCAAAACTGTTATTCCCCCCGTATGCCCCGATGGAACCACCTCTTGATTCAATGGCATAGGCGATCTCTTCCCTGGTGCGACCTTTGGTACCCTTGAGGAGCATACCCTGAAGGAAATTGAAGATGCCGTTGTTAGCCTCCTTTTCTAACCTGACTCCCCCTTTAAAGACCGCCCGAATGGAAACAGCCGGCAAGGAATGATTCTCACGGACAAGCACCGTCAGACCATTTTTAAGGGCCGTCTTGGTTATTTCCTCTCGGGGGAGAGCGGCTGGTGTCCAAGTCTCGGCGGACTGATCCTGCTTGGGAGTCAACACGGCCACGGTCAGGTTGTCCATTCGGAGATATTTTCTCACCACCCGTCTAATATCTTCCGGCTTTACCTGCTTTATTCTGTCTACATAAGTCTTCGAATAGTTAATATCCCCGGTCACCAGTTCATTAGAGGCCAGATCCCCGGCCTGGTCTTCAATGGTCTCTCTGGAAAAGATATGATCAGCCACCACTGACTGTCTAGCCCTGGCCAGTTCGTCTTTGTCTACCAACTCTATCTTTAGCTTATTGACTTCCTTAAAGATAGCGGCTTCGGCCTCCGCTAATTTTTCGGCTTCCAGAGTAGCTGAGAAGCCGAAGATACCCGGATAGGCCGGGGTATATGACCAGGCGCTGATGGAATGAACCAATTGCTGCTTCTCTTTTATCTGGCGGTATAATCTGGAAGTGGCCCCCT
The genomic region above belongs to bacterium and contains:
- the pstB gene encoding phosphate ABC transporter ATP-binding protein PstB, encoding MAIIEVNDLNLYYGNFQALRGINLSIKENKITALIGPSGCGKSTLLRTFNRMNDLIEGVVITGKALIDGEDIYHPKTDLIKLRKKVGMVFQRPNPFPFSIFENILFGMKVHNVQPDNGFEVVVESCLREVLLWDDLKDKLHTSALKLSLEQQQRLCIARLLPVKPEILLMDEPCSALDPMATQRIEELMQEMKKEYTIVIVTHNMQQAARISEETGFMLLGELIEFSDTATIFTRPKDKRTQDYITGRFG
- the phoU gene encoding phosphate signaling complex protein PhoU, whose product is MERHFDEELNSLKEQLLMMGGLVEAMVNQAIKALVVRDASLVEEVIKKEEEVNKLHLNIDELCLQLIALRQPLAIDLRFILASSRIISDMERMGDLAINITENTLELLKVPPLKPLIDLPRMAEITQKMVKDCLEAFIRKDTLLAQTVIDKDDEVDGLKDQIFRELLTYMLADAGAIKRALELILVSRHLERIADHATNVAEDVIFLVKGKDIRHPRVYEERSHTA
- a CDS encoding pitrilysin family protein; the encoded protein is MKFKRETSLIGGLILSLALIIGLISCKSIPAPLPEAAPIRHPPSAFRYILDNGMTVILKEMHTAPVVALQMWVKAGAITEEEYMGAGLSHFVEHMLFKGTKMRGVGEIARTIQGAGGTINGYTGSDRTVYHISIASRHWKTALEVMADAVMNSSFDPEELAKEQEVILKEINMNEDDPDRLLHRLFFSEAYRLHPYRHPTIGYEPLFKELTRNDLVTYYQRMYIPNNMILVMAGDFEQTEALSEIKETFKDFARQKLHPIFIPKEPPQLGERRQVRPWDVSQAHFLAGFHTVSIHSDDVYPLDVAAIILGQGATSRLYRQIKEKQQLVHSISAWSYTPAYPGIFGFSATLEAEKLAEAEAAIFKEVNKLKIELVDKDELARARQSVVADHIFSRETIEDQAGDLASNELVTGDINYSKTYVDRIKQVKPEDIRRVVRKYLRMDNLTVAVLTPKQDQSAETWTPAALPREEITKTALKNGLTVLVRENHSLPAVSIRAVFKGGVRLEKEANNGIFNFLQGMLLKGTKGRTREEIAYAIESRGGSIGAYGGNNSFGASVNILSDDFDLGLEILADCLMNPIFPPEEMEKERELIQAGIKAQEDDIITVARKLLQKTLFKTHPYRFQSIGQAESIAKMTRQDLIQLHQDYCRPNNMVLAVFGDVDQKKVIPQISRIFKDFKPKELPQVKVPEEGRITQVREAVEEKERRQAVILLGFPGVDVADPDRDVFQIMTSILSGQGSRLFEHIRGKLGMAYFVGTFDILGLDPGAYVFYVGTVPEKIEEARAGLLEEIDRLKEVLVGEDEIERAKRHLIGTKEIDRQTNSSQAFEAALDELYGLGYAYGDGYAGRIEAVTREDIQRVARKYFKPDSYAVAIVKPRE